CCGTATCCTCATGCCATGGTGACGAGTGTCGATCTGGCCCGGCAGCTGGGTCTTTCGCAGACGACGGTGTCGCGGGCGCTGCGTGGTCATCCCTCAGTGACGGAGAAGACCCGTCGACGCGTGATCGACGCGGCGCAGGCGCTGGGGTACCGGCCCGATGCCGCGGCCCGGATGCTAGTGACGCGTCGGGCGAAGGCGCTCGGCGTGGTCGTGGCCGACCTCAGGAGTCCCCTGTACCCGCCGGCGATCGCGACGATCCAGGAGCGGTCTGCGGCGCGCGGCTATCGGATGGCCCTCATCCGCGACCCCGAGGAAGCGCACGACGCGGACGCCGTGGAGGTCTTGAACGAGGCGATCGTCGACGGGCTGATCTTCATGTCTGCCACGGACGACTCCCCGGGAGTGGCCCGGGTGGCGGCGCGTCACATGCCGATGGTGCTGCTCAGCCGCGACTTCTCGGACCTGCGGGCGGACACCGTCATGAGCGAGGACCGGGCGGGCGGTGCCCTGGTCGCACATCACCTGGGCGAGCTGGGGCACCGCAGGATCGCGATGCTGTCGGTGCCGCGCACGGTGAGCAATGGCCGTGAGCGTGAGGACGGGATGCGGGACGCGCTCCGCGAGCGTGGCCTGGATCTGCCCGAACAGTACGTGCGGCGGGGGCCCATCGATCACGAGAGCGGGCTGGAGATGGCCCGCTCGTTGTTGGCGGTGGAGCCGCGGCCGACCGCGATCTTCTGCTCGACGGACTCCTTCGCGTTCGCGGCGCTCGATGCGGCGTCACAGCTCGGGATCCGGGTGCCTGAGGAGTTGTCCGTGGTCGGGTTCGACGACTCGGAACCGGCCCGGTGGTCGATGATCAACCTCACCACGGTGCACCAGCCGTTCACGGAGATGGCGGCGAAGGCGGTGGACGTGCTCATCGACCGGCTCGAGGGCCGGGCGGACGGCGAGTTCTCCCAGACGGTCTTTCCGGTGCGGCTGATCGAGCGGGGCACGACCGCCGCTCCGGCGTGAACGTACGGAGGATCAGGCGGTGTTGCGTCCGCCGCTCAGGTCGAGGGTCTGTCCCGTGGTGTAGCTGGCCTCCGGTGAGAGCAGCCAGGCCGCGAGCGCGGCGAATTCCTCCGGAGTTCCGACGCGGCCCATCGGTACCCGGGCGAGCAGCGCGGCATTGCGTTCCTCGCTGAGGTCTTCGAGCATGCGGGTCCGCATCATCGAGGGGGCGACGGCGTTGACGGTGATGCCGTCGCGGGCGTACTCCTTGGCCGCGGTCTTCACCAGGGAGATGACAGCGGCCTTCGACGCGGAGTAGGCGGCCTGGTGCGGGTTGCCTTCGCGGCCGGCTATGGAGGACAGGATGGTGACACGTCCGTAGCCGCGTGCACGCATCGCCGGCAGGGCGGCGCCGAGGCCGTGCAGGCAGCCGTCGAGGTTGATGGCGAGGGTGCGCTGCCAGCCGTCCCTGGGTGTCTCGTCGATCGGTGTCTCGGGGCCCTGCACGCCGTGGGCCAGGAGCGCGCCGTCGAGCCGCCCGTGTGTGCGCATGATGTCGGCGACGACCCGGGACCAGGCCTCCGGGTCGGTGACATCAAGGGACAGGCATGCCTCGGGAGAGGAGCCGTCCCCGTCGCCCGCCACGTCCGTGCAGATCACGGTGGCACCTTCACGGGCGAGGCGCCGGCAGGTGGGTGCGGCGAGTCCGCCCGCCGCGCCGGTGACGAGGATGACCTGGTCACGGTAGCGGCCGGGCCAGTAGTCGGCGGTGGGGGCCATGGTGTCGACGAGCTCGGTCATCAGCGGACTCCTGCGGTGTCGGGGGAGGTGAGCAGTGTGGTGGTGGCCCGGTGGAGGGCCTTCAGATACGCGGCGGTGCCTTCGCGCGCGGTCCGGTCGACGCTGGGCACCTCGACGCTGACCGGGACGTCAGGCAGGGCGCGCAGGATCTCGGCCAGCGGGAAAGCGCCCGATCCGGGTGCCAGGCGCTGCGCCCGGGACTCGATCTGCCGCGAGGAACCGTCGACGCTCTGCCCGAGCGGGAGTTCCGTCGGTGTGGGCAGGTCCGGGACCGTGGCCGGGCCGTCGCAGAGCTGGATCACCTCGACGACCCCGGTGGGCAGCGCTTCGAGGTCGGCGACCGTGCCGCCCGCGCGCACGAAGTGCAGGACATCGAGCATGATCCCGGCCCCCGTCCCCTCGGCCAACCGCGCGGCCTTCGCGACCGTGTCGACGCACTGGTAGGAGATCGGTTCGAGGCAGGGACGGATACCGAAGCCGGACGCGTCGGCCGTCAACTCGGCCAGCGAGTCCCGCAGTTGGGACGGGTCGGGGTCTCCCCCGATGACGTTCAGGACGCGCGCGCCGAGTTCCGCCCCGGCCTCCAGCGCGGGCATCCAGTCGGCGCGCCCGCGCACACCGTCGAGGGTGAAGGCCTCGACGTCCAGGACCGAGACACCGGTGCTGCGACAACGCCGGACCGTCTCGGCCGTCATCGGCATCCCGGCCGCGATCGGATAGCGGGCCTCCGTCGGGGTGGCGGGGAAGACCCGCACACCGACCGAGGCGAAGTCCGCCTCGGCGGCCGCGGTGACCAGGGAGGGCGGGTCGAGATGCAGGGCCGACAAGTGAGCGAGCCCGAACGTGACGTCCACGTATTTGAACCACCAATCGAGTGCGGGTATTGACGCCGCGCAGATGACGTTCCTACGCTGCCCAAACCAGAATGACTACGTAGTCATCCCGGTGTCAATGACTTCCTGCCCAGCAGGACGCGACTCTCACGGCCCGTGCAGTGATCGATGGCCGCCCAGGTTTGGAGCAACGATGCCCCACAACAACTCTCACGCAGGGCCTATGGAGACCACAGTGGTCTCCATGGACAGCCCGCACCCCCCTGGTGGTGCCTCACCGCGACGCCGGGCGGCGGCCAGCATGGCCGGTGCCGTGATCGACTGGTACGACTTCTTCCTCTACGGCATCGCCGCCGCGACGATCTTCGGGCCGCAGTACTTCCCTTCGCACGACGAGTTCGTCGGGCTTCTCGCCTCCATGGGCTCGTTCGCCGTCGGATTCGTCTTCAGGCCGCTGGGCGGCGCCATCTTCGGCCACTTCGGTGACCGCATCGGGCGCAGGCAGATGCTGTTCCTCACCGTGCTCATCATGGGTCTGGCCAGCGCCGCGATCGGCGCACTTCCCACCTACGCGGCGATGGGCATCGCAGCCCCCATCTGCCTGGTGCTGCTGCGTGCGATCCAGGGCGTGGCGGTCGGCGGAGAGTGGGGCGGCGCCGCCCTGATGGCCGTGGAAAGCGCCCCGCCAGGGAAGAAGAACTTCCTCGCCAGCGGCGTCCAGGTCGGCTCCTTCATCGGCCTGCTGCTCGGCACCGCCGTCTTCTCCCTGATGCAGGCGCTCACCACACAGGCCCAGTTCGAGTCCTGGGGCTGGCGCATCCCCTTCCTGATCAGCCTCGTCTTCGCCGTCGCCGGCCTCCTCATCCGCACGGGCGTGGCGGAGTCCACCGAGTTCGCCGAGGCCAAGGAGAAGCGGGAGCGGGCCAAGGCGCCGCTCTGGGTGGCGCTGAAGACCTCGCCCCTGCGGATCCTCGCGGTGATCGGCATGCGCCTCGTCGACCAGGGCTGCTTCTACATCGCCTTCACCTTCTCCCTCGTCTACGTGGAGAACTACACCGACCACCCGACGAGCACGGTGCTGACCGCGTCCATGATCGCTCTGGTTCTCGCCTCACTCCTCACCCCCGTCTACGGCAAGCTCGCCGACCGGGTGGGAGTCCGCTGGTTCTACGTCGCTGGCCCCCTCTGCGCCGCCGCGGCCGCGGTCCCGTTCTTCCTGTCCCTGCGCTCGGGCTCCCTGGTGCTGATGACACTGGCCTTCTTCGCCCTGATCAACCTCGGGCACAACATCTCCACCGCGGTGCAACAGACCTGGTTCACCGGCATGTTCGACATCTCCGTGCGCTACAGCGGCGCCGGATTCGGCTACGCCCTGGCCGGCGCGGTCGGCGGCTTCATCCCGCTGGTCGCCACCGCTCTCGCCGGACACGACGGCGACTGGCTCGGCGTGGCCCTGCTCTTGGCAGGACTCGCCCTCGCCGCCCTGGTCACCGGCCTGTTCGCCTACCGATGGACGTCCGCGGCCGCCACGGACCAACGGCACGAGCCCGTATGACCCACCCGAGAAGGTGACGTCGACCCGACCGGCGGCAGATCAGCACGCGAGCAAGCAATACGCCGGGACAACACACCGGCGGAAAGAGAGACCCCATGAGTGCCCAAGCCACCACCACGTCCAGTCACGGGCAGGCGGCAGCAAGGGAGTTGGACTGCGACCTGTTGGTGATCGGGTCGGGCGCCGGCGGCCTGTCGGCCGCGGTCACCGCCGCCTGGCACGGCCTGAAGGTGGTCGTGGTCGAGAAGGACCCGGTCTGTGGCGGCGCCACCGCCTGGTCCGGCGGCTGGATGTGGACACCGCGCCACCCATTGGCCCAGGCCGAGGGCTTCGTCGAGGACATCGACCAGCCGCGTACCTACCTCAAGAACGTCCTGGGCAAGGAATTCGACGAGACACGGGTGAACGCCTTCCTCGAGGCCGCTCCCCACATGGTCGGCTTCTTCCACGACCACACCAGCCTGCGCTTCGTCAACGGCGCCAAGATCGCCGACATCCAGGCGTGGCAGCCCGGTGCGAGCGCCGGCGGCCGTCAGGTGGGACCCGAGCCGATCAACGCCCGCCGCCTGAGCAAGTCCTTGCGCCGCAAACTGCGCCCGCAGATGTACGAGACCTCGTTCCTCGGCATGGGCATCATGGCCGGCCCGGACCTGCAGCACTTCCTGCACGCCACCACCTCGGTCAAGGGCTTCCTCCACGCCGCCCGGCGCGTCGCCCTCCACACACTGGACCTCGTCACGCATCGGCGCGGTATGCACCTGGTCAACGGGCCGGCGCTCGTGGCCCGACTGGCGAAGTCCGCCGAGGACCTGGGCGTGAAGCTCTATGTCAACGCCCCCGCCACACGCCTGCTCACCGAACGCGGCAAGGTCAACGGAGCCGTGGTCTCCACCCCGCGGGGCGACGTCACCATCCGCGCCCGCCGTGGCACGGTCCTGGCCACCGGCGGCTTCCCGCACGACGACGAGCGGCGCCGCGCCCTCTTCCCCAAGGGCACCGGCGTGGACCACCAGGCCTTGGCCCCCGCCGCCACCACCGGCGACGGCATTCGCCTCGCCGAGGCGGTCGGCGGAGTCCTCGACACCACCGGCGCCTCCCCCGCCGCCTGGTGCCCGGTCTCCCCCGTCAAGCTTCCGAACGGCCGTACCGGCAGGTTCCCCCACATCGTCGACCGCGGAAAGCCCGGACTTCTCGCGGTGATGCGCGACGGCCGACGCTTCGTCAACGAAGCGAACGGCTACTACGACTACGTCACCGCCATGATCGACGCCACTCCGCAGGGAGAAGAAGTGGTCTCCTGGCTCATCTGCGACCACCAGTTCCAGCGCCGCTACCCCTTCGGCATGGCCAAGCCGTTCCCGGTCCCGCAGTGGCCCTACCTGCGCAGCGGATACATGACGCGCGGACGCACCCTGGAGGAACTCGCGCAGACCTGCGGCATCGACCCGGTCCAACTCCGGTGCACCGTCGACGAGTTCAACCAGCACGCACGCCAGGGAGAGGACCCCGAGTTCCAGCGGGGC
This DNA window, taken from Streptomyces sp. NBC_01445, encodes the following:
- a CDS encoding LacI family DNA-binding transcriptional regulator, with product MVTSVDLARQLGLSQTTVSRALRGHPSVTEKTRRRVIDAAQALGYRPDAAARMLVTRRAKALGVVVADLRSPLYPPAIATIQERSAARGYRMALIRDPEEAHDADAVEVLNEAIVDGLIFMSATDDSPGVARVAARHMPMVLLSRDFSDLRADTVMSEDRAGGALVAHHLGELGHRRIAMLSVPRTVSNGREREDGMRDALRERGLDLPEQYVRRGPIDHESGLEMARSLLAVEPRPTAIFCSTDSFAFAALDAASQLGIRVPEELSVVGFDDSEPARWSMINLTTVHQPFTEMAAKAVDVLIDRLEGRADGEFSQTVFPVRLIERGTTAAPA
- a CDS encoding FAD-dependent oxidoreductase; this translates as MSAQATTTSSHGQAAARELDCDLLVIGSGAGGLSAAVTAAWHGLKVVVVEKDPVCGGATAWSGGWMWTPRHPLAQAEGFVEDIDQPRTYLKNVLGKEFDETRVNAFLEAAPHMVGFFHDHTSLRFVNGAKIADIQAWQPGASAGGRQVGPEPINARRLSKSLRRKLRPQMYETSFLGMGIMAGPDLQHFLHATTSVKGFLHAARRVALHTLDLVTHRRGMHLVNGPALVARLAKSAEDLGVKLYVNAPATRLLTERGKVNGAVVSTPRGDVTIRARRGTVLATGGFPHDDERRRALFPKGTGVDHQALAPAATTGDGIRLAEAVGGVLDTTGASPAAWCPVSPVKLPNGRTGRFPHIVDRGKPGLLAVMRDGRRFVNEANGYYDYVTAMIDATPQGEEVVSWLICDHQFQRRYPFGMAKPFPVPQWPYLRSGYMTRGRTLEELAQTCGIDPVQLRCTVDEFNQHARQGEDPEFQRGTTPFNRGSGDYAHGPNPSLAPLEKGPFYAIKVLPGSFGTFAGLNTDDRARVLNATGEAIPGLYAAGCDQANVMGGHYPSGGINIGPAMTFGYVAARHAANATAYETGSRPR
- a CDS encoding sugar phosphate isomerase/epimerase family protein — protein: MDVTFGLAHLSALHLDPPSLVTAAAEADFASVGVRVFPATPTEARYPIAAGMPMTAETVRRCRSTGVSVLDVEAFTLDGVRGRADWMPALEAGAELGARVLNVIGGDPDPSQLRDSLAELTADASGFGIRPCLEPISYQCVDTVAKAARLAEGTGAGIMLDVLHFVRAGGTVADLEALPTGVVEVIQLCDGPATVPDLPTPTELPLGQSVDGSSRQIESRAQRLAPGSGAFPLAEILRALPDVPVSVEVPSVDRTAREGTAAYLKALHRATTTLLTSPDTAGVR
- a CDS encoding SDR family NAD(P)-dependent oxidoreductase, with the translated sequence MTELVDTMAPTADYWPGRYRDQVILVTGAAGGLAAPTCRRLAREGATVICTDVAGDGDGSSPEACLSLDVTDPEAWSRVVADIMRTHGRLDGALLAHGVQGPETPIDETPRDGWQRTLAINLDGCLHGLGAALPAMRARGYGRVTILSSIAGREGNPHQAAYSASKAAVISLVKTAAKEYARDGITVNAVAPSMMRTRMLEDLSEERNAALLARVPMGRVGTPEEFAALAAWLLSPEASYTTGQTLDLSGGRNTA
- a CDS encoding MFS transporter, with the translated sequence METTVVSMDSPHPPGGASPRRRAAASMAGAVIDWYDFFLYGIAAATIFGPQYFPSHDEFVGLLASMGSFAVGFVFRPLGGAIFGHFGDRIGRRQMLFLTVLIMGLASAAIGALPTYAAMGIAAPICLVLLRAIQGVAVGGEWGGAALMAVESAPPGKKNFLASGVQVGSFIGLLLGTAVFSLMQALTTQAQFESWGWRIPFLISLVFAVAGLLIRTGVAESTEFAEAKEKRERAKAPLWVALKTSPLRILAVIGMRLVDQGCFYIAFTFSLVYVENYTDHPTSTVLTASMIALVLASLLTPVYGKLADRVGVRWFYVAGPLCAAAAAVPFFLSLRSGSLVLMTLAFFALINLGHNISTAVQQTWFTGMFDISVRYSGAGFGYALAGAVGGFIPLVATALAGHDGDWLGVALLLAGLALAALVTGLFAYRWTSAAATDQRHEPV